AACAAGCAGCCCAATACGTGGCAGCCCGAATTCCAGATCACATTGTGCTGGGCCTCGGCTCTGGAACCACGGCGGCTTACTTTGTGAAGGCGATTCACGATCGGATTGAGAAGGAACACCTGGATATCGAGTGTGTGGCGACTTCGGTCGGGACGCAACAACTAGCTGAGAAGTTAGGAATGCGGATGTTGGATGTGAACACAATTGATGCCGTTGACGTGACGGTCGACGGGGCTGACGTGGTTGATGATCACCTCGATGGAATTAAAGGCGGTGGAGCAGCGCTCCTGTTTGAAAAATTAGTCGCTAACATGTCGAAACGCAACATCTGGATTGTGGATGAACGCAAACCACGGCACTCGCTCGAGGGTCAAATGTTGCCAGTAGAAGTCATTCCGTTTGGAGGGATGGGGGTCTTCCGTTACTTGCGTGACAATGGGTACCATCCTGCTTTCCGCTTCCAGGAAAACGGGGACATCATGGCGACCGATTCGGGTAACTACCTGATTGATATCACAATTCCTAATGATGCTGATTTACAAGCTCTATCCGAAAACCTCAAGAAACAAACTGGGGTGGTGGAGCACGGGTTGTTCCTAAACATCTGTGATGAGATGGTTGTTGGTGGCGACCAGGTCAAGGTGGTTAAGCGTGAGGATTCGAAGTGAAAATTAGTTAGTTTATCAATTTTAAGTAATATCTAAATAAAAATGGGATGTTTACCAATTAGGTAGATATCCCATTTTTATTATTTGTTTATATTTGATATGTTTTGCCGTTATTATAATTAATTGAAATTTCTGGCTGAAAGTTTGGAACGTATTCTTGGAACGTTTCTTCTGATTTCATAGCAGTTACATTGATTAAAATTCCTCGTGGAACTATTTCGTTTCCATTGTATTGAAGTCTAGCTTCATATAATATGCTCTCTTCATCATAATTTTCTAATAATTTAAGCATTTTTCTTTCAATTTTTCGAAAAATCACTTGATTACTATGTTGGGTTTGAGTGAAAATATTACATCTATTTGCCCAAGTCCCGTGAGTATTTTTTTCTTCATAACCATCGTCGTTTATATTATTTAAAAATTTAAATGGAACTATGTGGCCCCGATTGTAAACAAAAATATTCCCTTTACTGGTTTTATAGTAATCATTTTCAAATCCTAAAGGTTTAAATTTTGAACCGTGTCTTTTTTTACCTTCTTCAATTAAATTATGTTTTGTTAAAATTGCTGTAGCACCAAAAGGCCTTCCCTTGGGATCTTCATTAAATTTATCTTTATAGAAATTTATAACATTATTTTCCAAATTCTATATCACGCTTTCTAAATTTTATAGTTGTTTTTATAACCTTATTTTTAAACACTCAAATAAATCGAAAAGTACATTAAAATCGTCCCCAACATCACAAACAGGTGCCAAATGACGTGGCCAAACAAAATTTGCTTAAAACTGTAAATTACAGCCCCCAGCGTGAAGGACACGCCACCGGCAAAGAGGAGCCAGAAACTCAGATGACTAAGGTTCTGCCATAAGGGCCAGGCGTCGACTAAGCAGGCCCAGCCCATAATAATGTAGATTACGGTTGAAACCATGGGGAACCGATTGCCGTACATGGCCTTGTAAATGATTCCCGCAATTGCCATCAGCCAAATCACGATGAGCGTGGTCCAACCCAGCCATCCACCGATGGTAATCAAACAGTAGGGCAGGTAGGTTCCGGCAATCAGAATGTAGATCGCGGAATGATCAAAGACCTGAAAGACGTGTTTGGCCGGAGTGAACGAGAGGCTGTGAAATAGGGTGGAAGCTAGATAGAATAGCACCAGAATGGAGCCATAGATTGCAAAGCAGGTGATTCTTAGGGCACCGCCTTCTTGGATGCCGCGGATAATTAACATCACTAGTCCGGCAATGCTAAGGGCTACGCCAATCCCATGGGTGAGGGCACTGAGAATCTCGTTTAAAATACGATAGTCTTGGCTGTTACGAAATTGATTGATCATAGATAAAACTCTCTTCATTAATAAAATTGGTTCAGCTTCATCATACCAAAAAAGGAACCGCACAGGCGGTTCCTTTTTAACGGGCAGCTTTATGATATCCAGCGGCTTGGGCTTCTGCTTCGGAATGGAAGGAAACAATGTTACCGCTGTTAATGTGATAGTTTGATTGGTCGGGGGTATGGTAAACCATGGTCCGACTATTTCCGACTATGGTTCCAGTTGCTGGTGAATTGGAAGCAGGTTTGGCATCAGTTTGATTCTGTTCCGCCGTAGTTTGATCCGTGGTAGCTGGACTAGTCGATGTTGACTTTGTTGGCAAAGCAGATTGCATCGTTTTCTTATGCTTTTTTGGTTTGTGATGTTGTTTTTTAGGCGTCGTTTTTTTAACCTGGGACGTTTTTGTTTTGGCAGAATGGCTAGTAGCTCGAGCGTTTGTAACCAAAGAAGTAACAATTGTTAGGGTGAAAATGGTAACAAGACCAACCAGAAGCTTTAAACTACGGTGAATGGAACGAATGATGAACAACTCCTTCATTATTTTGTAATTAGTTTAATAATAGCAATTTCAGCTTTTAATTTCCACCACAATTTGTTACAAAATCGGATATAACGTCACAATTTTTTTACCAGCCAATCTTATGACTCGGCTTAGCAAGTTTACCAGCTGCTAATTCAGCGCAAGCTTGGTCAATCGTTTGCAAAGCTTGATCGAGTGTTGCTTCTGGAATTACCAACGGTGGTTGGAAGCGGAGAATGTTGCCACGCACTGTAATCATGAGGACTCCAAGTTCAAACAAGCGGGTGATTAACATGGAAGCGGCAGTTTCATCTGGTTGCTTAGTAGTGGGATCTACGATGTCAATTCCACCATTTAAACCGTAGATCCGGACGTCACCAATAAAAGGGTAGCGATCCCGTAAGTCCAGGAAGAACTGGCGAGCTTTCTTACCTAGGCGAGCACTACGTTCCACTAAGTGTTCATCTGCAATCACGTCGAGGGTGGCATTGGCTGCCGCCGTAGTGACGGGGTTTCCAGCGGTAGTGTAAACGTTGCCGGGAGCAGCAAGGGAGTCAATCACTTCAGCACGTCCAACCACGGCACTGAGTGGGAGTCCAGAAGCAATCGACTTACCCACGGCAATTAAGTCAGGATGCACATCCGGGAAATGGTCAATGCTCCACATTTTGCCAGTTCGTCCCAGTCCTTGGTTAACTTCATCCACAGCGAATAAGATTCCATGGTCCTGACAGAACTGGTAAACCTGATTGAGGTAGCGTTCTGGGGCCTTACAAAAACCACCATCTCCTTGAATGGCTTCAATTTCCACGAGCGCAGTTTCATCAGCGGGCAGGTAAGTTTCAAACGGTTGCTTGAAGGCCGCAAACATTCGATCACAGAACTCATCTTCTGTTTCGTAAGGAAGTTTGTCCCAGTGACTCGGGAAGGGCACCTTAACTACCCCTGGGAGGAGCGGTCCAATCTTGCGTGCCATGTTCAGACTAACGGCTGAGGTGGTAATGGATCCGTAGGTCGAGCCGTGGTAAGCGCCAGTGAAACTTACCACGTTTTGCCGTCCGGTGTATGCCCGGGCAAACTTGATAATGGCGTCGTTTGCGTCGGAACCGGAGTTTCCAAACGCCAGTTTTGTTGGTCCAACGATGGGAACTAAAGCGGTCAGGCGTTTAACTAATTCAATCTCAGGTTCCGTTGCAAAGTAAGCGGGGGTGTATTGAATTAACCGCGCGGCTTGGTCCTGGATGGCTTTGACTACGTGCGGATGAGCGTGACCAGTGTTGGTTGACGAAGCGCTGGACAGTAAATCGATGTAATCATTGCCATCGGCATCGGTGAGGATGGCTCCTTTTCCTGATTTAAGGACCACGTCAAAAAATTTAATTCGACTGGCAGGGGCGAGTCCTTGTGCTTCTTGGTGCAATAGTGATTCGTTCTGTGACATAACAGTTCCTCCTTTGAATTTGACAACCAAATCCTGAAAAAAGCCTCCAGCTAGGTTGACTGGAGGCTTTAGGAGATGAGCTGCTATTGTAAATCTCGATCGTCCTCACAGTCTGTAGCTGTGCGGACGGTAGGGTGACTAATTAGGCAAACATCACTTTATCATCCGCATGGTTCAAAATGACGGATAATAAAATAAACATTGATGGTTGTTGATGCTGTGCCATGATTGTCACTCCTTTTCAGTAATTTTTATAAGTATAGAACGGCACCTAGGAGCTGTCAATCACTAATTTTTTTCTTCGATGTTACATAACCCAACATTAACCCTAAACAAATGGTCGGCGGGTTCTTATACTGATTTCTATACTGAGAAAAAACAAAGAAGGAGAGATTTACAATGGCGGTTAACGTGTTATTTATTTTCTTGTGTTCGATTCTGGTCTTTGTGATGACGCCAGGACTAGCGTTTTTTTACGGAGGAATGGTGCCACGGCGTGACATTAACAATACGTTAATGGCCGTTTTCATTATGTGTTGTGTGCCCGTGTTATTGTGGGTAATTTGTGGATACTCGCTCTCGTTTTCGGGTAACAATTGGAACGTCATTGGAAATTTGCATAACTTCTTTTTACATAACGTGAAGTTAAATGCTCCAGCTCCAACCACTGGAGGGAGCATTACCAACATCTCCTTCTTAATCTTTCAAATGATGTTTGCGTTGATTACGCCCGCTTTGTTCGTGGGAGCAGTCGTGGAACGGATTAACTTTCGCTTTTTGATTCTGTTCGTCGTTTTGTGGTCATTATTCGTCTACTACCCATTAGTTCACATCGTTTGGGGTGGTGGATTCCTCCAGAGCCTCGGTGTATTAGATTTTGCTGGAGGCCTGGTGGTTCATATCAATGCTGGGGTCACAGCCTTATTGTTGGCTTACTTCCTGGGACCTCGGTTAATCAAAGAAAAAGGTAGTCCTAAGAGCCTGAGTTGGGTGCTACTGGGGACCACTTTTCTCTGGATTGGTTGGTACGGTTTTAACGCTGGCTCTGCCTTTGCCATCAACGGCATTGCCATGCAAGCAATGTTAACCACAACGGTAGCGACTGCCACTGCCATGTTAGTGTGGGTGATCTTGGACGTCTTCATGAAGCGAAATGCGACGCTGTTTGGAATTTGTTCTGGAGCCATTTGTGGATTAGTTGCGATTACACCGGCTTGTGGATTTGTTTCAATTGAAAGTGCGATGATCATTGGCACGATTGCCACGATGGCGAGCTATGGCTTCATTACTGTAATTAAACCCAAACTGAAGATTGATGACACGCTAGACGCCTTTGGTTGCCATGGGGTTTCTGGAATTGTTGGTAGTATCTTAACTGGATTGTTTGCTACTAAGACGATTAATCCGGCCGTTGCGCACAATGGTTGGCTGGTCGGAGGAAGCTTTCACCAGTTCGGGATTCAACTAGGAGCTACATTGTTTACAGTCGCATTCACCACGGTGGTAGTGACCGTGATTATCATGGTACTCAAACAGGTCATGAGCATGCGGATGCGCCATGAAGAAGAAATTGTTAAAAAAGAAATGGCTGAGTTACAGTAAAGAGCTAAATGATAAAGGACCTCACCGATGTTGGTGGAGTCCTTTTTTATTTTTATATCTATAAATTTTTGCTAATATTCTTTCCTCGTACATATTGGATATGAATAAATTATTATCTATTCCAAATGTTTCTAGAAAAGTATTAAATACCTGTATTAAAACGGGATATGTTATGAAGATTAGTACATTGTTTACATCTGTACCAGTACTTGATTTATACATAAAATAAATTATTGGGATAAAAGCTAGTAGTATACTTCTAATCTTTTTAGTTATGTTATCCCATTTGTATATTTTTCTCCATAAATTAACTAGGTTTTTGTTTGGTAAGGATGGAAGATATGATGGAGTATGATTATTTTTATTATCTATATCTATTATTATGTCCTTGTTAACCTTAAGATACCAAAATAATAGTGTAATTCTAATTAATACGTAAATTATAAGAAGAATGTATAATATTTTTATCAATTTTTACCTCTAATTTTAATATACTTATTATTTTAAACTATTTTATTATCTATATTTTAAATCATATGTAAAACAAAAAGGATTTATTCCGAAATTAATCAGAATAAATCCTCTTGTCCTGCACCTTAAATGCTAATTAAGTTGCTGATGAACTTGATTAGATTTATTTGTCTTCTTTCTTCTTGTATCCAAAGAAAGCAAGGAAGGAAAGAAGCAATGCGCCGATCAAACTCATAATTCCAGTTGACTGGCTTTCACCAGTTTGTGGCAAGACTTGTTTGTGTGGTGCTGGGGCAGCTTGTTTTGGTGCCGGAGCCACTGGAGAAGATGGCTGTGCGGCAGGAGCAGCCGGTTGAACTGGTGCTGATGGAGTCTTAGCAGGAGTAGGTTCAGATGGAGTCTCAGCTGGAGCAACCGGTTGCTTAGGTTCTGCTGGAGTACTTGGTTTAGTAGGAACTTCATTCTTAACGTAATGAATTGGAGTATCTTTACCAATGTTTTCAGGGGCAATTGGGTAAGGGTCTCCTGGAACCAACTTGTTACCATTACTGTCAACAGGAGTGTAACCTGGAATATCAGGAATCAATGGGTCGTGAATCTTACTTGGATCGTTTGGATCATTCGGGTAAGTTTCAGGAGTAGTTCCTGGAACATCTGGAACCAAGTGACCAAGTGGGAAGTAAACAACCGTAATTTCGGCATTTTGAGTTTCAGGGGTAACTGTTACGGCGTTAACTAGTGGAGTTCTAGTGTAGTAACCAGTGACAACTGGTGACTTAACGGCGTTCCAACTACCACCTTGCGAAGTCCATTGTCCCGTTTCAATGATCTTACCAGTTACCTGATCGAAGGTCATATTCCGGGTGTACTTAACCGTTTCTGTAACGTCCTTCGCAGCTTCTTGGCCGTTAGAGAGACGGTAGTGGATTGTCCGAGTGATGTTCTTAACCAAGTTGGATTCGTCAGTACCATTAGGGTACTTCGGTCCATCTGGGTTGTTAGGATCAATCGGTTGACCAGGCTTACCAGGGTTTTCAGGGGTAACCGTGGTCGTCTTGTGCTTGAAACTAACCGTGAAGGTTGGTTCAGCAGTGGTGAACTTGTATCCAGGCTTGAAGCCGTCGTTAACGAGTTCGTAACCTTGTTTTTCAAGAGCGGCAATTTGGTCTTTAGTAGAGTAGGAAGAGGTGTCACCAAATTTACCAGTCAACAGATCACTCTTAATGATCTTGTTATTAGCGTCTTGATCAACGTAGTTAACGTGAGCATGTTCTTCATTAGCGTTGTACGTAACCGTCACAGCACTATCAGAATCATTTGGAGTGACTGTAGTTGCACTAACCGTTGGTTGATCAGCAGTGTAACCACTGATAACAGGAGAGTCAACGGCAGCGTAGCTAGTCTTGTCACTAGTCCATTTACCCGTTTCAATGATCTTGCCCGTTACTTGGTCAAAGGTCATGTTTCGGGTGTACTTAACCGTTTCCGTTACGTCTTTGGCTGCTTCACGACCGTCGGCGTATCGGTAATGGATGGTTCGAGTGATGTTCTTAACCAAGTTGGATTCGTCAGTCCCATCAGGGTACTTCGGACCATCTGGGTTATTTGGATCAACTGGTTGACCAGGCTTACCAGGGTTTTCAGGGGTAACCGTGGTAGTCTTGTGTTTCAAGGTAACCGTGAAGGTAGGGTCTTCAGTGGTGAACTTGTAACCAGGTGTGTAACCATCGTGAACGAGTTCGTAACCTTGTTTTTCAAGAGCGGCAATTTGGTCTTTAGTAGAGTAGGAAGAGGTGTCACCAAATTTACCAGTCAACAGATCACTCTTAATGATCTTGTTATTAGCATCTTGATCAACGTAGTTAACGTGAGCCCGTTCGGCATCGGTATTGTAAGTTACCGTCACGTTGCTGTCCGAATCTTCTGGAGTGGTAGTAGCAGCACCGACCGTTGGTTGATCAGCGGTGTAACCACTGATAACAGGAGAGTCAACGGCGTCGTAGCTATTCTTACTACTCTTCCATTCGTCAGTTTCAATGATCTTGCCCGTTACTTGGTCAAAGGTCATGTTCCGAGTGTACTTAACCGTTTCCGTTACGTCTTTGGCTGCTTCACGACCGTCGGCGTAGCGGTAATGGATGGTCCGAGTGATGTTCTTAACTAAGTTGGATTCATCGGTCCCATCTGGGTACTTTGGTCCATCAGGATTGTTCGGATCAACGGGTTGACCAGGCTTACCAGGGTTTTCAGGGGTAACCGTGGTAGTCTTGTGTTTCAAGGTAACCGTGAAGGTTGGTTCGTCGGTGGTGAACTTGTAACCAGGTGTGTAACCGTCGTTAACTAATTCATAACCTTGTTTTTCAAGTGCCGAGATCCGATCTTTGGTGGAGTAATCTGACGTAGAACCAAATTTACCAGATAAGGTGTCGCTCGTAATGATCTTGCCATTTTCGTCTTGGTCCACGTAGTTAACGCGAGCATGTTCTTCGTTCGCGTTGTACGTAACCGTAACGCTACTGTCAGAATCATTTGGCGTGGTCGTAGCAGAACTAACCGTTGGTTGATCAGCGGTGTAACCAGGAATGACAGGGGAGTCAACTGCATCGTAGTTAGTTTTATCACCGTTCCAGTTACCAGTTTCAATAATCTTGCCAGTAACTTCATCAAAGGTCATGTTCCGGGTGTACTTAACTGATTCCGTCACGTCTTTGGCTGCTTCACGACCATCGGCGTAACGATAGTGAATCGTCCGGGTGATGTTCTTAACTAAGTTAGCTTCATCAGTCCCGTCTGGGTACTTCGGACCATCTGGATTGTTTGGATCAACTGGTTGACCAGGCTTACCAGGGTTTTCAGGGGTAACCGTCTTGGTCTTGTGCTTGAAACTAACCGTAAAGGTTGGTTCGTCGGTCGTGAACTTGTAACCAGGTGTGTAACCATCGTGAACGAGTTCATAACCACGTTTTTCAAGTTCAGCAATCCGATCCTTCGTAGAGTAATCTGACGTAGAACCAAATTTACCGGCTAAGGTATCGCTCGTAATTACTTTGTTGTTGTCGTCTTGATCAACGTAGTTAACACGAGCTCGTTCTTCGTTGTTAGTATAAACAACTGTGACAGAGCTATTAGTGTCGTTAGGCGTTACCGGAGCGGCATCAACAGTTGGCTTGTCAGGCGTGTAACCAGTAATTGATGGTGATTGAACGGCATCATAGCTAGTCTTATCACTCTTCCAATCATCGGTAGCAATGATCTTACCAGTAACCTCATCAAAGGTCATGTTGCGAGCGTATTTAACCGTTTCCGTTACATCTTTGGCTGCTTCACTTCCATCTGAGTAACGGTAATGGATTGTCCGAGAGATGTTTCTAACTAGGTTAGCTTCATCAGTGCCATCCGGGTACTTTGGTCCATCCGGGTTATTCGGATCAACGGGTTGACCCGGTTGACCAGGATTTTCAGGAGTAACCGTCTTGGTCTTGTGCTTGAAGGTTACCTTAAAGGTTGGTTCGTCAGTTCCGAATTTGTAATTAGGGGTATAGCCGTCATTGACGAGTTCGTAACCTTGTTTTTCTAGCTTAGCGATTTGATCTTTGGTGGAGTAGTCTGATGTGGAACCAAACTTACCAGTCAGAGTATCGCTTGTAATGACCTTGCCATCTTCGTCTTGGTCTACGTATTCAACGTGAGCTTGTTCTTCATTAGCGTTGTACGTAACGGTGACAGCACTATCAGAATCATTTGGAGTAACTGGAGTAGCCCCAACCGTTGCTTGATCCGGTGTGTAACCAGGAATCATCGGTGATTGAACGGCATCATAGCTAGTCTTATCACTGGTCCAGTTACCGGTTTCCGTAATCTGTCCCGTAACCTCATCAAAGGTCATGTTGCGAGCATACTTAACCGTTTCCGTTACATCCTTGGCTGCTTCACGACCATCAGCGTAACGGTAATGGATTGTCCGGGTAATGTTCTTAACCAAGTTGGATTCATCAGTCCCGTTCGGGTACTTTGGTCCATCCGGGTTAT
This genomic stretch from Fructilactobacillus carniphilus harbors:
- a CDS encoding mucin-binding protein; this translates as MPFKDSKTHYKMYKAGKRWLFSAITVTALSAGFFAFNVNDVHADTSSLSTQTTASSSTDPGASNTATSKTENQDQQAQQKQTVTAENATSQAASSTDQTTSTQAANDQKQASTEQTSETTKSTSPEAKSEQHSTATSKQQSTEQKSTDQTAKLAKDDQAKQQDDQATSQAPTSEQQQSNQLTGNESTKIADAQPQAEQSASSAAITDQAATGDQKAATSDQTSASASENAQASSAASEAQSASVAQQAEEQARDQIKQAAEQAKSTNVVLATNIKYDNGLKIEVGDPDYGGRWVDPDESHYTFQYDKIVAGFNQAGRVRTIVFSTNRNGDGTLYAFELDQDNRVVGSYTIKSNPGQETRENSQNLQNFYYRNNGDFTGGLQTNSSHIRFNREWTLADHQPSTLQLGVENFSIPREVPSTVRYVDAQTKQTVYESHFNGLTGQDFKVTGLPDKAGDGYYYISRKPDNSSGFISPFGKVGTVWTTHYANGSVLKITETDGHGGMDARLYSPDGQQFGETYHIDAEYRFNDKTREYGWEVKNPTNSANLPSTGFYPIYPIYTPQTRNIVFELNKLSKLVPVDKNGTPIDNGGYDVPYTLDPNDPTKANPTPLPNIPGYVPLDPNDPTKTTTPGTPVPIQDPGEETKVPYVVDHQDAVIRYIDDQGTELHQDQVSGKINERSDYSPAGETKLLEEQGYKQISSDFPQDGIVLSYNNGKQLVYTIQFKKDTEAVTDNSGVSNVRIRYIYDDGSQAAPDKTFKFTYHRTGTKHLESNTITWNEWIPDQENSFYVPSPKITGYTADKADVAYTNIPEATNDTVDVVYNANAEKAHVNYVDQDNNGKVITSDTLTGKFGSTSNYSTKDQIAKLEKQGYELVNDGYTPNYKFSTDEPTFTVTLKHKTKTVTPENPGQPGQPVDPNNPDGPKYPNGTDESNLVKNITRTIHYRYADGREAAKDVTETVKYARNMTFDEVTGQITETGNWTSDKTSYDAVQSPMIPGYTPDQATVGATPVTPNDSDSAVTVTYNANEEQAHVEYVDQDEDGKVITSDTLTGKFGSTSDYSTKDQIAKLEKQGYELVNDGYTPNYKFGTDEPTFKVTFKHKTKTVTPENPGQPGQPVDPNNPDGPKYPDGTDEANLVRNISRTIHYRYSDGSEAAKDVTETVKYARNMTFDEVTGKIIATDDWKSDKTSYDAVQSPSITGYTPDKPTVDAAPVTPNDTNSSVTVVYTNNEERARVNYVDQDDNNKVITSDTLAGKFGSTSDYSTKDRIAELEKRGYELVHDGYTPGYKFTTDEPTFTVSFKHKTKTVTPENPGKPGQPVDPNNPDGPKYPDGTDEANLVKNITRTIHYRYADGREAAKDVTESVKYTRNMTFDEVTGKIIETGNWNGDKTNYDAVDSPVIPGYTADQPTVSSATTTPNDSDSSVTVTYNANEEHARVNYVDQDENGKIITSDTLSGKFGSTSDYSTKDRISALEKQGYELVNDGYTPGYKFTTDEPTFTVTLKHKTTTVTPENPGKPGQPVDPNNPDGPKYPDGTDESNLVKNITRTIHYRYADGREAAKDVTETVKYTRNMTFDQVTGKIIETDEWKSSKNSYDAVDSPVISGYTADQPTVGAATTTPEDSDSNVTVTYNTDAERAHVNYVDQDANNKIIKSDLLTGKFGDTSSYSTKDQIAALEKQGYELVHDGYTPGYKFTTEDPTFTVTLKHKTTTVTPENPGKPGQPVDPNNPDGPKYPDGTDESNLVKNITRTIHYRYADGREAAKDVTETVKYTRNMTFDQVTGKIIETGKWTSDKTSYAAVDSPVISGYTADQPTVSATTVTPNDSDSAVTVTYNANEEHAHVNYVDQDANNKIIKSDLLTGKFGDTSSYSTKDQIAALEKQGYELVNDGFKPGYKFTTAEPTFTVSFKHKTTTVTPENPGKPGQPIDPNNPDGPKYPNGTDESNLVKNITRTIHYRLSNGQEAAKDVTETVKYTRNMTFDQVTGKIIETGQWTSQGGSWNAVKSPVVTGYYTRTPLVNAVTVTPETQNAEITVVYFPLGHLVPDVPGTTPETYPNDPNDPSKIHDPLIPDIPGYTPVDSNGNKLVPGDPYPIAPENIGKDTPIHYVKNEVPTKPSTPAEPKQPVAPAETPSEPTPAKTPSAPVQPAAPAAQPSSPVAPAPKQAAPAPHKQVLPQTGESQSTGIMSLIGALLLSFLAFFGYKKKEDK
- the trhA gene encoding PAQR family membrane homeostasis protein TrhA: MINQFRNSQDYRILNEILSALTHGIGVALSIAGLVMLIIRGIQEGGALRITCFAIYGSILVLFYLASTLFHSLSFTPAKHVFQVFDHSAIYILIAGTYLPYCLITIGGWLGWTTLIVIWLMAIAGIIYKAMYGNRFPMVSTVIYIIMGWACLVDAWPLWQNLSHLSFWLLFAGGVSFTLGAVIYSFKQILFGHVIWHLFVMLGTILMYFSIYLSV
- a CDS encoding ammonium transporter, which codes for MAVNVLFIFLCSILVFVMTPGLAFFYGGMVPRRDINNTLMAVFIMCCVPVLLWVICGYSLSFSGNNWNVIGNLHNFFLHNVKLNAPAPTTGGSITNISFLIFQMMFALITPALFVGAVVERINFRFLILFVVLWSLFVYYPLVHIVWGGGFLQSLGVLDFAGGLVVHINAGVTALLLAYFLGPRLIKEKGSPKSLSWVLLGTTFLWIGWYGFNAGSAFAINGIAMQAMLTTTVATATAMLVWVILDVFMKRNATLFGICSGAICGLVAITPACGFVSIESAMIIGTIATMASYGFITVIKPKLKIDDTLDAFGCHGVSGIVGSILTGLFATKTINPAVAHNGWLVGGSFHQFGIQLGATLFTVAFTTVVVTVIIMVLKQVMSMRMRHEEEIVKKEMAELQ
- a CDS encoding DNA/RNA non-specific endonuclease, producing the protein MENNVINFYKDKFNEDPKGRPFGATAILTKHNLIEEGKKRHGSKFKPLGFENDYYKTSKGNIFVYNRGHIVPFKFLNNINDDGYEEKNTHGTWANRCNIFTQTQHSNQVIFRKIERKMLKLLENYDEESILYEARLQYNGNEIVPRGILINVTAMKSEETFQEYVPNFQPEISINYNNGKTYQI
- a CDS encoding aspartate aminotransferase family protein, with amino-acid sequence MSQNESLLHQEAQGLAPASRIKFFDVVLKSGKGAILTDADGNDYIDLLSSASSTNTGHAHPHVVKAIQDQAARLIQYTPAYFATEPEIELVKRLTALVPIVGPTKLAFGNSGSDANDAIIKFARAYTGRQNVVSFTGAYHGSTYGSITTSAVSLNMARKIGPLLPGVVKVPFPSHWDKLPYETEDEFCDRMFAAFKQPFETYLPADETALVEIEAIQGDGGFCKAPERYLNQVYQFCQDHGILFAVDEVNQGLGRTGKMWSIDHFPDVHPDLIAVGKSIASGLPLSAVVGRAEVIDSLAAPGNVYTTAGNPVTTAAANATLDVIADEHLVERSARLGKKARQFFLDLRDRYPFIGDVRIYGLNGGIDIVDPTTKQPDETAASMLITRLFELGVLMITVRGNILRFQPPLVIPEATLDQALQTIDQACAELAAGKLAKPSHKIGW